A region of the Cyanobium usitatum str. Tous genome:
CCAACTACCTGACCCAGGGTCTGGCGGTGACCTTTGATCACCTGCGGCGCCGGCCGATCACCGTTCAGTACCCCTACGAGAAGCTGATCCCCTCGGAGCGCTATCGGGGTCGCATCCACTACGAATTCGACAAGTGCATCGCCTGTGAGGTGTGTGTGCGGGTCTGCCCGATCAACCTGCCGGTGGTGGATTGGGTGATGAATAAAGCCACCAAGAAAAAGGAGCTGCGCAACTACTCGATCGATTTCGGGGTGTGCATCTTCTGTGGCAACTGCGTGGAGTATTGCCCCACCAACTGCCTGTCGATGACCGAGGAATACGAGCTGGCAGCTTTTGATCGCCACAGCCTCAACTTCGACAACATCGCCCTTGGTCGCCTGCCTACCAGCGTCACCAGCGATCCGGCCGTAGTTCCCCTGCGGGAGTTGGTCTACCTGCCCAAGGGAGTACTCGATCCTCACGATGTGCCGGATACGGCTCCGCGGGTGGGCAAACTGCCCGAGCAGGTGCTCGAATCCCTGCCTAGCGGAGACGCTTCATGACTATCGCCTCCATTACCCAGCTGATCTGCTTTGTGGCTCTCTCAGCCACCTTGGTGCTGGGCGCCCTCGGGGTGGTGTTGCTGCCCAACATTGTTTATTCGGCCTTCCTGCTGGGCGGAGTATTTCTTTCGGTGG
Encoded here:
- the ndhI gene encoding NAD(P)H-quinone oxidoreductase subunit I — its product is MFGFLKKVGDYTRDAVGAANYLTQGLAVTFDHLRRRPITVQYPYEKLIPSERYRGRIHYEFDKCIACEVCVRVCPINLPVVDWVMNKATKKKELRNYSIDFGVCIFCGNCVEYCPTNCLSMTEEYELAAFDRHSLNFDNIALGRLPTSVTSDPAVVPLRELVYLPKGVLDPHDVPDTAPRVGKLPEQVLESLPSGDAS